The Streptomyces achromogenes genome window below encodes:
- a CDS encoding GuaB1 family IMP dehydrogenase-related protein yields the protein MRFLNDIQPAHDLTYDDVFMVPSRSAVGSRQSVDLNAPDGTGTTIPLVVANMTAVAGRRMAETMARRGGLVVIPQDIPIDVVADVVGWVKSRHLVLDTPIVLAPHQTVADALALLPKRAHNAGVVVDEDFRPVGVVTDADLTGVDRFTQLEVVMSRDLLLLDAGIDPREAFNTLDAANRRYAPAVDREGKLAGILTRKGALRATLYTPAVDADGKLRIAAAVGINGDVAGKAKQLLDAGVDTLVIDTAHGHQESMISAVRTVRALDPQVPIVAGNIVSAEGVRDLIEAGADIIKVGVGPGAMCTTRMMTGVGRPQFSAVLECAAEARKHGKHVWADGGVRHPRDVAMALAAGASNVMVGSWFAGTYESPGDLQHDANGRPYKESFGMASARAVRNRTSEESAYDRARKALFEEGISTSRMFLDPVRPGVEDLVDSIIAGVRSSCTYAGAGSLEEFAERAVVGIQSAAGYAEGKPLHASW from the coding sequence GTGCGTTTCCTCAACGACATCCAGCCCGCCCACGACCTCACCTACGACGACGTCTTCATGGTGCCGAGCCGCAGCGCGGTCGGGTCACGGCAGAGCGTGGACCTCAACGCTCCGGACGGCACGGGCACCACGATCCCGCTGGTCGTCGCCAACATGACCGCCGTGGCGGGCCGCCGGATGGCCGAGACCATGGCCCGGCGCGGCGGGCTCGTCGTGATCCCGCAGGACATCCCCATCGACGTCGTCGCCGACGTCGTCGGCTGGGTCAAGAGCCGGCACCTGGTGCTGGACACCCCCATCGTGCTCGCCCCGCACCAGACGGTGGCGGACGCCCTCGCCCTGCTGCCCAAGCGCGCCCACAACGCGGGCGTCGTCGTCGACGAGGACTTCCGCCCCGTGGGCGTCGTCACCGACGCGGACCTCACCGGCGTCGACCGCTTCACGCAGCTCGAGGTCGTCATGTCGCGCGACCTGCTGCTCCTGGACGCCGGCATCGACCCGCGCGAGGCCTTCAACACCCTCGACGCGGCCAACCGGCGCTATGCCCCCGCCGTCGACCGGGAGGGCAAGCTCGCCGGCATCCTGACCCGCAAGGGCGCCCTGCGCGCCACCCTGTACACGCCGGCCGTCGACGCCGACGGCAAGCTGCGCATCGCGGCGGCCGTCGGGATCAACGGCGATGTCGCGGGCAAGGCCAAGCAGCTGCTCGACGCGGGCGTGGACACACTCGTCATCGACACCGCGCACGGTCACCAGGAGTCGATGATCAGCGCCGTCCGCACCGTGCGCGCGCTCGACCCGCAGGTGCCGATCGTCGCCGGCAACATCGTCTCGGCCGAGGGCGTCAGGGACCTGATCGAGGCGGGCGCCGACATCATCAAGGTCGGTGTGGGCCCCGGCGCCATGTGCACCACCCGCATGATGACCGGCGTGGGCAGGCCGCAGTTCTCGGCCGTCCTGGAGTGTGCGGCCGAGGCCAGGAAGCACGGCAAGCACGTGTGGGCCGACGGCGGTGTCCGCCACCCCCGTGACGTCGCCATGGCGCTCGCCGCGGGCGCTTCCAACGTCATGGTCGGGTCCTGGTTCGCGGGCACCTACGAGTCCCCGGGCGACCTCCAGCACGACGCGAACGGGCGTCCCTACAAGGAGTCCTTCGGCATGGCCTCCGCGCGGGCGGTCCGCAACCGCACCTCGGAGGAGTCCGCCTACGACCGGGCCCGCAAGGCGCTGTTCGAGGAGGGCATCTCCACCTCCCGGATGTTCCTCGACCCGGTCCGCCCGGGCGTCGAGGACCTGGTCGACTCGATCATCGCGGGCGTCCGCTCCTCCTGCACCTACGCGGGCGCCGGCTCCCTCGAGGAGTTCGCGGAGAGGGCCGTCGTCGGAATTCAGAGCGCGGCCGGCTACGCGGAGGGCAAGCCGCTGCACGCGAGCTGGTAG
- a CDS encoding barstar family protein, whose translation MTEHVLTLDLDGVTDKAGLMERCAGHLELSDRFARNWDALADSLAGLPDGPESGPVLVVVRNWRPYARTRPEEWEIAQEVFAAAADRTPALSVVLALGGSS comes from the coding sequence ATGACGGAGCACGTGCTCACGCTGGACCTCGACGGCGTCACGGACAAAGCAGGCCTGATGGAACGCTGCGCCGGCCACCTGGAGCTGTCCGACCGGTTCGCGCGCAACTGGGACGCCCTCGCCGACAGTCTCGCCGGCCTGCCGGACGGACCCGAGTCGGGACCCGTGCTGGTGGTCGTGCGGAACTGGCGCCCGTACGCCAGGACGCGGCCGGAGGAGTGGGAGATCGCGCAGGAGGTGTTCGCCGCGGCGGCGGACCGGACCCCCGCGCTGTCGGTCGTGCTCGCCCTCGGAGGATCCTCCTAA
- a CDS encoding sugar-binding transcriptional regulator: MNSSEEIAVSGMSAGRSAMRMGPAELVQAAAMARRFYLEGKSKIQIAEEFGVSRFKVARVLETALERDLVRIEIRVPAELDAERSDALRARYGLRHAVVVESPAEAEEATDPENLGEVAADLLGELVDEGDVLGLAWGRSTIHMAAALDRLPPCTVVQLTGVYDAGTAERGSVEAVRRAAQVSGGDAHPIYAPMLLPDVATATALRHQTGIARAFEYFDKVTVACVSIGSWEPGISTVHDMLSDEERAHYASLGVAAEMSAHLFDADGRRVGRDLGERCITVKTDQLRRIPEVVAIAGGQRKAAAIDAVLRSGLVTSLVTDTSAADYLMTAGPTPKPALNRADPDGS; this comes from the coding sequence GTGAACAGCAGTGAGGAGATCGCCGTGTCGGGTATGTCGGCGGGCCGGTCAGCCATGCGGATGGGACCCGCTGAGCTGGTGCAGGCGGCGGCCATGGCCCGCCGCTTCTACCTGGAGGGAAAGTCCAAGATCCAGATTGCGGAGGAGTTCGGCGTCAGCCGCTTCAAGGTGGCCCGGGTGCTGGAGACCGCCCTCGAACGGGATCTCGTACGAATCGAGATCCGCGTGCCGGCCGAACTGGACGCCGAGCGCTCCGACGCGCTCCGCGCCCGTTACGGCCTCAGGCACGCCGTCGTGGTCGAGTCCCCGGCCGAGGCCGAGGAGGCCACGGATCCCGAGAACCTGGGAGAGGTGGCCGCCGACCTGCTCGGCGAACTGGTCGACGAGGGGGACGTCCTGGGGCTGGCCTGGGGCCGGTCCACCATCCACATGGCGGCGGCGCTGGACCGGCTGCCGCCCTGCACGGTCGTGCAGCTGACGGGTGTGTACGACGCCGGCACCGCCGAGCGCGGCTCGGTCGAGGCCGTCCGCCGCGCCGCCCAGGTGTCCGGCGGCGACGCGCACCCCATCTACGCGCCGATGCTGCTGCCGGACGTGGCCACCGCGACCGCGCTGCGCCACCAGACCGGGATCGCCCGGGCCTTCGAGTACTTCGACAAGGTCACGGTCGCCTGTGTCTCCATCGGCTCCTGGGAGCCGGGCATCTCGACGGTGCACGACATGCTGAGCGACGAGGAGCGGGCGCACTACGCCTCGCTCGGCGTCGCCGCGGAGATGTCCGCGCACCTCTTCGACGCCGACGGCCGCAGGGTCGGACGTGACCTCGGGGAGCGGTGCATCACGGTCAAGACGGACCAGTTGCGGAGGATTCCCGAGGTCGTCGCGATCGCGGGCGGCCAGCGCAAGGCGGCCGCGATCGACGCCGTGCTGCGGTCCGGGCTCGTCACCAGCCTGGTGACGGACACCTCCGCGGCCGACTATCTGATGACGGCGGGGCCGACGCCCAAGCCGGCCCTCAACCGGGCGGATCCGGACGGGAGCTGA
- the rpe gene encoding ribulose-phosphate 3-epimerase — translation MAPQINPSILSADFARLADEAKAVEGADWLHVDVMDNHFVPNLTLGVPVVESLARATDTPLDCHLMIEAPDRWAPQYVEAGASSVTFHVEAAAAPVRLAREIRAKGARASMALRPATPIEPYEDLLPELDMLLIMTVEPGFGGQAFLDIMLPKIRRTRELISKHGLDLWLQIDGGVSAATIERCAEAGADVFVAGSAVYGADDPAEAVRGLRAQAEKATAGASWACRH, via the coding sequence ATGGCCCCGCAGATCAACCCCAGCATCCTGTCCGCCGATTTCGCCCGCCTCGCGGACGAGGCGAAGGCGGTCGAAGGAGCCGACTGGCTCCACGTCGACGTCATGGACAACCATTTCGTCCCGAACCTCACGCTCGGTGTGCCGGTCGTAGAGTCACTGGCCCGTGCGACGGACACTCCGCTGGACTGCCATCTGATGATCGAGGCCCCTGATCGATGGGCCCCGCAGTACGTCGAGGCGGGCGCCTCGTCCGTCACCTTCCATGTCGAGGCGGCCGCCGCGCCGGTGCGGCTCGCACGCGAGATCCGCGCCAAGGGCGCCCGCGCCTCCATGGCGCTCAGGCCCGCGACGCCCATCGAGCCGTACGAGGACCTGCTGCCCGAACTCGACATGCTGCTGATCATGACCGTCGAACCGGGCTTCGGGGGTCAGGCCTTTCTCGACATCATGCTGCCGAAGATCCGCCGCACCCGCGAGTTGATCAGCAAGCACGGACTCGACCTCTGGCTGCAGATCGACGGCGGGGTGTCGGCCGCCACGATCGAACGGTGCGCCGAGGCGGGCGCCGACGTCTTCGTGGCCGGATCCGCCGTCTACGGGGCCGACGACCCGGCCGAGGCGGTCCGTGGCCTGCGGGCTCAGGCGGAGAAGGCGACCGCGGGAGCCTCATGGGCGTGCCGCCACTGA
- a CDS encoding MMPL family transporter, with product MAGNHGIAHLVCGRRAKWLVLALWVVVLFLTAPFAQKLADAQDNDAASWLPGSAESTQVLEISKDFRPEQIPAVVVYARDGGLTTQDRAAIDRDAAELRGLGDHGIRGAETRGPVYDRAADPRAAQIFVPITMDEQGWQRIAPAVDSIRDVVGDGGAGLAVHITGPGGTSADFSEAFEGIDSTLLVSAMAVVVVMLLITYRSPSLLLVPVIGVVAALFTAQALIYFLAQHAGLTVNGQSAGILTVLVFGAGTDYALLLVARYREELRRHEDRHEAMALALHRAGPAVLASGATVVLSMLVLLAAEMNSTRGLGPVAAIGVAVALIAMMTLFPALLVICGRWIFWPVIPHFGSDEPTEHGVWARTGRSFARRPRMIWAVTALVLAVCSLGLIQLRAEGISNADAFTGTPDSITGQKVSGRYFPAGSGDPLMIVSDQDRAAEVRRAVAGTEGVVPASLGVPPGAKPVHEGQVLLEATMTAPADSEAAKQTVERVRDAVHEVSDADALVGGGTAALLDMDKATTHDNLLIIPLVLVVVLLILCGLLRALIAPLVLVGTVILSFAAALGISALAFRHVFDYAGEATDFPLFVFVFLVALGIDYNIFLTTRIREEAARQGTRAGVVTGLAATGAVITSAGLVLAGTFAALGTLPMVAFAEIGFAVALGVLLDTFIVRSVLVTSLFLDIGPKVWWPHRLSREPGGHPEAVRSGGQPEAARKDEPFA from the coding sequence ATGGCCGGGAACCACGGTATCGCCCACCTCGTCTGCGGGCGGCGTGCGAAGTGGCTGGTGCTGGCGCTGTGGGTGGTGGTGCTGTTCCTGACCGCGCCCTTCGCGCAGAAGCTCGCCGACGCGCAGGACAACGACGCGGCCTCCTGGCTGCCGGGCTCGGCGGAGTCCACCCAGGTCCTGGAGATCTCGAAGGACTTCCGGCCCGAACAGATCCCCGCCGTCGTCGTCTACGCCCGTGACGGCGGCCTGACCACGCAGGACCGGGCCGCGATCGACCGGGACGCCGCCGAGCTCAGGGGTCTCGGCGACCACGGCATCCGCGGCGCCGAGACCCGCGGTCCCGTCTACGACCGTGCGGCCGATCCGCGGGCCGCGCAGATCTTCGTGCCGATCACCATGGACGAGCAGGGCTGGCAGCGCATCGCCCCGGCCGTCGACTCCATCCGTGACGTCGTCGGCGACGGCGGCGCCGGACTGGCCGTGCACATCACCGGCCCCGGCGGCACGTCGGCGGACTTCTCGGAGGCCTTCGAGGGCATCGACTCCACGTTGCTGGTGTCGGCGATGGCCGTCGTCGTCGTCATGCTCCTGATCACCTATCGCAGCCCCAGCCTCCTGCTCGTCCCGGTGATCGGCGTGGTCGCCGCCCTGTTCACCGCACAGGCGCTCATCTACTTCCTCGCCCAGCACGCGGGCCTCACGGTGAACGGGCAGAGCGCCGGCATCCTCACCGTGCTCGTGTTCGGCGCGGGCACCGACTACGCCCTGCTGCTGGTGGCCCGTTACCGGGAGGAGCTGCGCCGTCACGAGGACCGGCACGAGGCGATGGCCCTGGCCCTGCACCGCGCGGGCCCCGCAGTCCTGGCGTCGGGCGCCACGGTCGTCCTGAGCATGCTGGTGCTGCTGGCCGCCGAGATGAACTCCACCCGCGGCCTCGGCCCGGTCGCGGCCATCGGGGTTGCGGTGGCGCTGATCGCGATGATGACGCTCTTCCCGGCCCTGCTGGTCATCTGCGGTCGCTGGATCTTCTGGCCGGTGATCCCGCACTTCGGCTCGGACGAACCGACCGAACACGGCGTCTGGGCCCGTACGGGCCGGAGTTTCGCCCGCCGCCCTCGCATGATCTGGGCCGTGACGGCCCTCGTGCTGGCGGTCTGCTCGCTCGGCCTGATCCAGTTGCGCGCGGAGGGCATCAGCAACGCGGACGCCTTCACCGGCACACCGGACTCGATCACCGGCCAGAAGGTGTCGGGCCGGTACTTCCCCGCCGGCAGCGGGGACCCGCTGATGATCGTCTCCGACCAGGACCGGGCCGCAGAGGTGCGCCGGGCGGTCGCCGGGACCGAAGGCGTCGTGCCGGCCTCCCTCGGTGTGCCGCCGGGCGCGAAACCCGTCCACGAGGGCCAGGTGCTCCTCGAGGCGACCATGACCGCGCCGGCGGACAGCGAGGCCGCGAAGCAGACCGTGGAGCGGGTCCGCGACGCCGTGCACGAGGTATCCGACGCCGACGCCCTGGTGGGCGGCGGCACGGCGGCCCTGCTGGACATGGACAAGGCGACCACGCACGACAACCTTCTGATCATTCCGCTGGTGCTGGTCGTGGTCCTGCTGATCCTCTGCGGGCTGCTGCGCGCCCTGATCGCCCCGCTGGTGCTGGTGGGGACGGTGATCCTGTCCTTCGCCGCGGCCCTCGGCATCAGCGCGCTGGCGTTCCGCCATGTCTTCGACTACGCGGGCGAGGCCACCGACTTCCCACTGTTCGTCTTCGTGTTCCTGGTGGCCCTGGGCATCGACTACAACATCTTCCTGACCACCCGTATCCGCGAGGAGGCCGCCCGGCAGGGCACCCGCGCGGGCGTGGTGACGGGCCTGGCGGCGACCGGCGCCGTGATCACCTCGGCGGGCCTGGTGCTGGCCGGCACCTTCGCCGCCCTCGGCACGCTGCCGATGGTCGCCTTCGCGGAGATCGGCTTCGCGGTGGCCCTGGGCGTGCTCCTGGACACCTTCATCGTGCGGTCGGTGCTGGTCACCTCGCTGTTCCTGGACATCGGCCCGAAGGTGTGGTGGCCGCACCGGCTGTCCCGGGAGCCGGGCGGGCATCCGGAGGCGGTGCGGAGCGGCGGGCAACCCGAGGCAGCCCGGAAGGACGAGCCCTTTGCATGA